The Oncorhynchus kisutch isolate 150728-3 linkage group LG20, Okis_V2, whole genome shotgun sequence genome has a segment encoding these proteins:
- the LOC116355340 gene encoding ATP-sensitive inward rectifier potassium channel 12-like, with amino-acid sequence MVGTGHRGPDYCPHRHSLMITGAMGAVRVNRYSIVATDEDHFKISTLGLHNGHGPLMHHNMTGRGMGGGGGGGGGGGGGSEGGGGGSSLALRATESVHNGRQISTTGPNHVRSRFVKKNGQCNVVFHNMEDKTKHYLADIFTTCVDIRWRYMLLLFTSTFLLSWFLFGVVFWGVALAHGDFDLRPGLGEGPLAGLEGGGVEWKPCILHVQGFVGAFLFSIETQTTIGYGFRCVTEECPAAVATVVVQSIVGCIIDSFMIGTIMAKMVRPKKRAQTLLFSHHAVISMRDGKLCLMFRLGNMRKSHIVEAHVRAQLIRPHVTAEGEYLPMEQTDIDVGYDEGLDRLFLVSPLVVVHEINENSPLYCMSSADLTTEDFEIVVILEGMVEATAMTTQARSSYLAREILWGHRFEPVVFEKEHRYQVDYSRFHKTYEVPATPHCSARELREMTGRSRSPSSASGSSSTRSVSPLGPKSSGLHLLPPHSPSAFCYENEVALCCGEEEGEEVGEMGVMLGGRDDGEGEERDVQLDIFQERFQDQVAVDMNMLCVLDIDNQIDRLQPAIALDALGFRRESGV; translated from the exons ATGGTTGGCACTGGCCACCGCGGCCCTGATTACtgcccacacagacacagcctgatGATCACTGGTGCCATGGGAGCGGTGCGAGTCAACAG ATACAGCATCGTAGCCACCGATGAAGACCACTTCAAGATCTCCACCCTGGGCCTCCACAATGGCCATGGTCCCCTGATGCACCACAATatgactgggaggggtatggggggcggaggaggtggtggtggaggaggaggaggagggtcagaaggaggaggaggcggcAGCTCGCTAGCCCTGCGAGCAACAGAGTCTGTCCACAACGGCCGCCAGATCTCCACGACGGGGCCCAACCATGTCCGGAGCCGCTTCGTGAAGAAGAACGGCCAGTGCAACGTGGTTTTCCACAACATGGAAGACAAGACGAAACACTATCTGGCCGACATATTTACCACCTGCGTGGACATCCGCTGGCGTTACATGCTGCTCCTCTTCACCTCTACCTTCCTGCTCTCCTGGTTCCTCTTCGGGGTGGTCTTCTGGGGAGTGGCCCTGGCCCATGGGGACTTCGACCTTCGACCCGGCCTGGGAGAGGGGCCTCTGGCCGgcttggagggaggaggggtggagtggaAGCCCTGCATCCTACACGTCCAAGGCTTCGTAGGGGCGTTTCTCTTCTCCATAGAGACCCAGACCACCATTGGGTATGGGTTCCGCTGCGTCACCGAGGAGTGTCCGGCGGCGGTGGCTACGGTGGTGGTCCAGTCCATTGTGGGCTGTATCATCGACTCCTTCATGATCGGAACCATCATGGCCAAGATGGTTCGACCTAAGAAGCGGGCGCAGACCTTGCTGTTCTCGCACCACGCGGTAATCTCCATGCGGGACGGGAAGCTGTGCCTGATGTTTCGCCTGGGGAACATGAGGAAAAGCCACATCGTGGAGGCTCACGTCCGGGCGCAGCTCATCCGGCCGCACGTCACCGCCGAAGGCGAGTACCTCCCCATGGAGCAGACGGACATCGACGTGGGCTACGACGAGGGCCTGGACCGCCTCTTCCTGGTGTCTCCACTGGTCGTGGTCCACGAGATCAACGAGAACAGCCCGCTGTACTGCATGAGCAGCGCCGACCTGACGACAGAGGACTTTGAGATCGTGGTGATACTGGAGGGGATGGTGGAGGCCACAGCCATGACCACCCAGGCCCGCTCCTCCTACCTGGCCAGGGAGATCCTGTGGGGCCATCGCTTCGAGCCCGTGGTCTTCGAGAAGGAGCACCGCTACCAGGTAGACTACTCCCGCTTCCACAAGACCTACGAGGTTCCAGCTACTCCACACTGCAGCGCCAGGGAGCTCCGGGAGATGACGGGCCGCTCCCGCTCCCCCTCGTCTGCCTCCGGCTCTAGTTCTACCCGGTCAGTGTCCCCTCTCGGTCCCAAGTCCTCTGGCCTCCACCTCTTGCCTCCACACTCCCCCAGCGCCTTCTGCTACGAGAACGAGGTGGCCCTGTGCTgcggggaggaggagggggaggaggtaggggagATGGGTGTGATGCTGGGGGGGAGGGACgacggggagggggaggagagggacgtACAACTAGACATCTTCCAGGAGAGATTTCAGGACCAGGTAGCGGTGGACATGAACATGCTGTGTGTGCTGGACATAGACAATCAGATTGACAGGCTGCAGCCGGCTATAGCTCTTGATGCGTTGGGCTTCAGGAGGGAATCAGGAGTGTAG